The Actinomycetota bacterium nucleotide sequence AGCGAACTGGACGTTGCTGCCGCCCGTCTCGACGCCGATCTCGCGCAGGATCGCGATCGAGGCGTCGCGCATGACCTGGTACTCGCGGTCCGTGAGCGTCTGGGCCGGCGCGACCGTGATCGAGTCGCCGGTGTGCACGCCCATCGCGTCGAAGTTCTCGATGGAGCACACGATGACCGCGTTGTCGTTGCGGTCGCGCATGACCTCCATCTCGTACTCTTTCCAGCCGATCACCGACTCCTCGACCAAGACCTCGCCGATGGGCGAGAGCGCCACGCCCGCGGCCACGACCTCGCGCAGATCCTCGAGGTTGTACGCGATGCCGCCGCCCGCCCCGCCCATCGTGAAGGAGGGACGCACGACGAGCGGGAACCCGAGGCCGCGGGCGGCCTCCTCCGCGTCGCCGACGGTGTACGCGTACGCGCTGCGCGGCACGTCGAGCCCGATGCGCGCCATCGCCTCGGCGAACAGCTTGCGGTCCTCGCCCTTCTTGATCGCATCGCGGTCCGCGCCGATGAGCTCGACGCCGTACTCGTCCAGGATGCCCGCGTCGGCCAGCGCCACCGCGCAGTTCAGGCCCGTCTGGCCGCCGAGGGTCGGCAGCAGTGCGTCGGGGCGCTCGCGCTCGATGACCTTGGCGACGAACTCGGGTGTCACCGGCTCCACGTAGGTGCGGTGCGCCATCTCCGGGTCGGTCATGATCGTGGCGGGGTTGCTGTTCACGAGCACGACCTCGTAGCCGTCCTCGCGCAGCACCTTGCACGCCTGCGCGCCCGAGTAGTCGAACTCGCACGCCTGCCCGATCACGATCGGCCCCGAGCCGATCACCAGGATCTTGCGTATGTCGTCGCGCCTCGGCAAGGCGTCGCTCCCTCTCCTACGGCACGATCATCAGCGGCACGTCGGCCTCGCGGAGCAGCGTCAGAGACAGGCTGCCGAGGACCAGCTCGCCCCACGCGCTGCCGACGCCGCGGGTCCCCATCACGATGCCCGTCGCACCCTGCTCGGCCGCTTCGGTGAGAAGCGTCTCCGCGACACCACCCTCGCGCATCACGTAGACCGCGTCCACGCCCTCGGCGGCGCCGCGCTCCGAGCGTTCGCGCAGCCGGGCGCCCGCGTCGCGCGTCGTGCCCACGTGCGCCAGGATGACGCGTCCGTCCGCGCGCGCGGCGAACTCGATCGCAGCGTCGAGAGCGCGGTCCGCGGCGTCCGAGAAGTCCGTGGGCACGAGCAGGCGCTCCGCGAAGCCGGACAGCAGCCGGGACGGGTCCTCCGCCTCCCGCATGTGGTCGAAACGCACCACGACGTTCGGGACGCTCGCCTGCGCGCACAGCGCCTCGGAGACCGAGCCGATCAACAGCCGCTCAACGCTCGACTTCCCATGCGTGCCGCTCAGGATCGCGTCCACGCCGTCCTCCGCGGAGATCGAGAGCAACTCGTGCTCCGCCTCGCCCGTCGGCACCCTGCACTCCACCTCGAGCCCGGCCCCCTCGAGCGGAGCGGCGAGCCCGCGCAGGTCCGCCATCGTCCGGTCGACCTTCGCCATGATGACCGGGCCCTCGAGGCCCGATGCGTCGAGCACGCATGCGAAGACGATCTTCTTCACGCCGAGCCCGGCGAGCCCCCTGGCGGCCGCGACGACCAGCGTCGCCTCCGGGGAGCCGACCGCCGTGTGGACGAGAACGGTGCGGATGCCCATGTCCTACCCTTCGCCGCCCGCGGCCGAAGCGCGGGTGCCGGTAGCGTCCATC carries:
- a CDS encoding universal stress protein yields the protein MGIRTVLVHTAVGSPEATLVVAAARGLAGLGVKKIVFACVLDASGLEGPVIMAKVDRTMADLRGLAAPLEGAGLEVECRVPTGEAEHELLSISAEDGVDAILSGTHGKSSVERLLIGSVSEALCAQASVPNVVVRFDHMREAEDPSRLLSGFAERLLVPTDFSDAADRALDAAIEFAARADGRVILAHVGTTRDAGARLRERSERGAAEGVDAVYVMREGGVAETLLTEAAEQGATGIVMGTRGVGSAWGELVLGSLSLTLLREADVPLMIVP